A window of Natrinema versiforme contains these coding sequences:
- a CDS encoding DUF1059 domain-containing protein — MPYQFECPRDGCSFELRCDADYEAARLARAHARVAHRTRIAPADLDRWLERIEVA; from the coding sequence ATGCCATATCAGTTCGAGTGTCCCAGGGACGGCTGTTCCTTCGAGCTGCGCTGTGATGCCGATTACGAGGCGGCGCGGCTCGCGAGAGCCCACGCCCGCGTCGCACATCGCACCCGAATCGCGCCGGCGGATCTCGATCGGTGGCTCGAGCGAATCGAGGTCGCCTGA